atgcagtttccaacagTGGGTACTTCGGGGTTGAAACTCTTGCCTTAAAAGAGAGACCAGTTTGTGAACGGAGTTATGAGGCTGAAGAGTctatgcatcttttaaaaagtggggggaaatgcattctgcagaggttggatgaacatattactgcttCTGCCCATCAGGCGTCACGATGAGGCTAATCTTGCGTTGCGCTACCGGAAGCGACTCCTGCCAAATGGATACGCTAGAAAAGATGCATGCCTGGTCCCGAAAGCCGAGACGATTGGCGATcgtgtttttgagtttcgcTTAATTCGCTGACATAAGGGCCACTCCGGGCGAGGGCGGGCATCGAAGCAATAAGGTTCGaagaattatttctcaatacgtcactatttaaatattatttaacagttgggcacagtgggctgctTTAAAGCGCCACATTGCATTACTAATATGCTTACCGAATTAGTATATTAGGAGAGGAATTGgaaccagtcttttttttattttttatttatatatccatcgtattgcactctatttagacgaaaatgcaatgtacgattaaagaaactatgacaaagttgcgaaagcacatgctacaaatctgcctggaaccagccatACCGGCAGCAGGTCCAAGGATGATGCGCCACGCCATTCGCGTGAGCATGCAATTGTAGAGACGGCGAAGCCAATACCTAGGCTATGTGGAGCATGTCCGTAGCAGGAGGTATAATTTTTCCTCAACATGTGTGCTCAGtcgtgtggtcacatgcctgatcacatgcgcggtgaagaggtcagagcagtgacgTGGAGAAGGCTACATCAAATCCCTTCTCCGCTGTGATAAGCCTAAATGCCCGTTTAAGTGTCATGGAATACAACGATACACTTAAGAATGCGAAACGTACGCATTCGCGTcttgcaacagcacaatatCGAGAGAACCAGTTGGATCAGACAACGTTAAGTctaatttgtctcattacaaCGGACATTAGCAAACATTCAGCATTGTGGtctgacagctaaattagatagccaaccaaattgtatcctggcagatttaacaccaatatgaattttatgttttcatttttctgtcacGATGATTGGGTCCCGATAGGGAACCGGCTTTTTAAGCGCAAatcgtgaatcagtggagaaaactttctgtttctgaagttGAAAGCCgaagcttttgcatttttacaacattggctgtagcctacttgccggtaacagtctaacactccttgtagtgtagcgattcagcgaagggtagaatgcagctttgaacaatttagacgactctgcatctctgctctttgcaACACGCCCTGTcgcccatgttcaatctgccaaacctataacagAGTTTAACTGCCATCTTGCAGCCCAATCCTTCcggaataactgtttacaccaggaagtaggccattaacctacaaatacacaaactataGCCCGTGTGAGACATGggggctatctagtagctgcgtGGTAGCGACTGCCCTTAATCCATTAGCCGTTCACAATGAACAAATATTCTTTATCGATACACCCTACttttccatctcagccaagcgtgaGAACTTTGGCATTTtcccaattcagacatttccgctTAGATTTACGTGCATGAATCCCAAATTCGCGTAAAACAATTGATTGGAAGACCCCGCTCTGATCAAGTAGGGGATGTAGCGTACGACCCAATTGTACTGCGTTCCGGAAGGTAGCCTAAAGCATTCACGCCAGGGATTCTTTAGCAGTGACAGCATCTAGCGTTGACTCTGGTGGAGAAACTCGacaataagcatgccattaacttgtgcccgcatatgttggaacgtttccgcttttagcgaaagacttgcgatattcTGGAACCTgcccctctgtgagacgtcCCCGCAATCGAATGTGTATATTCGGTGTTGTCAATTcagcgacttttagaggaggccatagctactttccatagaaatagttggcaacactgtgtatattatgcgtttaccgctagactcagagctcagcagaatttaaataaggttgatgacattacccggcaagaatctgcagctagcagatatggacgtggcagcagcttccatgaagctccctggccagttaACAGTGAAGACAGTGCACCGGTATCCTCAATATCTGGAATATGCCACTTAAACAACTCTTTGCGTGGCTGGCCCCAaatggatcgcctgcctgctgcagctatagagcttagaggtaaggagcgatgcaaataaatagcaagacTTCCTCATAGCATCTAACATGCAGCAAGCAGACATGGTTTACACTGGCAGCATGCCgtagctggattgcaggaagaagcgcCGATTTACGAAgtaacgtgcagcgcttgcatgcaggaggagcagccgaataagtagagggaggctgtttaagtagaccgccctgttagtgaatgtactgtgataggcgaacatcactcagctgagccatcagctgattcagccggagcgcttgactctcgtggcctgccagaactatgATGCTCCATTTTCGAATATCTGATGAAATTACTTTCGGCTCCACAACGCTCTTATAGTTTTCTCAACGCTCTtatagaccgccctgttagtgaatgtactgtgataggcgaacatcactcagctgagccatcagctgattcagccggagcgcttgactctcgtggcctgccagaactatgATGCTCCATTTTCAAATATCTGATGGAATTACTTTCGGCTCCACAACGCTCTTATAGTTTCAAAAACATGTTCTcgcaatgctttttttcccgTTGCGCTCACAATGGCTGGTCATGTCATTTGACAAGATCTAGAACATGATAACGGTTCTTTGCACAACCAGTGTGTGCTGCTTGCGATCCAGTTAGccacaaccaggaacaagtTTTCAAAGCAAAACCAGCTCTTGGTGAAAACCTTCTAGGTGAAAATTACATAGTTGCCTTGACAACCGCACAAATCAGGCTCTGGGCAAAGTTATGGCAAATAAGGATATAGCCATTAGCGGGCTAGCTAGTGGGcgcttttagccaaagcgacttacaaaagtgcTTTTCGCATGGCGGGCACCATCATAAGAGCTAGAGATGGGTACAGATACAGTCATATAAGAGCCACGCTCAAGGCTGTCTCCCCACGCCCTACatgataaagagagagaatgattgttgttgtttttttagattAAAAGATTTAAAGAGGTGTGTTTTAAACAATTTCTCTGTGCAGTTTCTATGGGGcggcaaacaaaacaaaaggacaaacaaaaaaaatttgaccCATATAGACCAGGTTGTGGCTACATGGAGGTGAATGGTACTGATTAAGTAGAAGGCTGAGATGTCTTTGGGTTTCATGCCTaattgatgcattttttttaatggcgaTGTGGTCTGAAAAGTTGCTTGATCTAGCAACAAATTTGCTAAGTTGGCAACACATTAGCCAGACAAAGCCTCAGGATGCTGGCCACACAGGAGTAACCAGCATCGCCCAGCCATGTGCTACAATGCCAGACAGTCAATTCTTAAAGGGATAGTGACCTTCATTTATAATCATGTTCCCTTTTTTAAAGGGACAGTGATCTGCATTGATGACCAGATTCCCtttcttaaagggacagtgaCCTGCATTTATGACCAGATTGCCTTCTCAGGTGTTTAACCTGAGCTTCATCACTTAATCGATGCATCACCAGTGGAACAAATACACAATGCTGgagaaatgaaaatacaaacgGCATTCTGGGTAAGAGTGGGGCATAAGCTAAGGGACATGAATAACATTAAATAACGTAAGGTACTGGCAGCTACAGCTTTTAAATCGCCATTAGGTGATTTTGAGGGCTTACCTAATACCGGTTTCCCCATATTTTATTCCGCATTAAAAACCCTTTTGAATTGTCCACCGTGGGGGGGAAAGATGAGGGCTTTCTCATCTGTTTTCATCTCCATGCATAAGCCACAACAGTCTGATCTTCTGACCCATGCATGAGGCAGATCCCTGGAGAAGAGCTTTAATAATAAAGATCCTGCATGCATTGCTTTGATGCTGACAATGGTCTGAGTGCttcagaataaatgtaaaaaacatttttttaaagtgacagcACTGGCTTAAGCTGTGAAGTAAACGTGATGTCAACCAGTGTTTTTGTTCCAGATTGTAAAACGCTCCAATTATTAATCCTACTGCAGGTTTTTCTGATCCCTGTTCAAATGTAGCCTTCAACagaagggctgtgtgtgtgagtgcgtgtgtgtgtgtgtgtttttgtttgtttgtttttttgcagaataCAGCCAAATAACTCTGTAATCCTCTAAACAACATAAAACTGCTTTGACAACAAGATCTAGTTGTAAAGAACAGATTTgcagaaaaaatatcatttttaaggcaccttcattcaaaaaaatgacaaacctTTCTTTACCCTCTCATCTTTGGAATTAAACTGTGTTCATTGTTACATGATCTGGAAGAACTAACAAGGAAACTTCATGTAACATTTGTTCATTCGTTTATTAattgggatggtaggtatgccatccgCCTAGGTACACCTTTGCGGGGtgtgccccatacctatacagtaACGTTTGCTGCTTTTCAGGGTTTTCTACAGAAATTACCAAAATGACCACCAGGAGCCATGTTGCTGATTCCATGAAGAAACTGGATGGTcaggataaaaagaaaaacacaaacgaACACACAAGTAAAATGAGATAATTGACCCAATCTGGATTTAAAGATAAAGTAGACACAAAATACCTACGGTAACATTTGATAATGTGagcagaattcattttttatgtatttatttgcttgcttATGTTAGAGGGACAAACGCAATGTAACATGCATGTCTGcttggttatttattttatagggAAAAATCAAGGTCAAGGTCATTGTGGCATAATgacaagataaataaataaactgcaagGAATAGTCACATGTTAGCCCATAAACTTTGCACACCCTTGAACTTTAGACTTCAAGGGTTACAAATATCAGCTTGACTGTCCCTGTCTGGTCAGTTTGGGATGAGAATCCTTGTAGCTCCGAAATGAAAATGAGCCTGGTTCTGTTGTGCCTAGTTCTTCTCTGGGGAGCATCTCTCAGTGAAGGTAGAAGCCATTATTCCAAAAGTAGATATCGCAAAAAAGAGATTGTTGACTTtgaaaaagggggagagggacagtatTGTCAGAGTTCAATGTTTTGTCAGAGATGCAGAAACACGGTGAGCTGGCTGTAACATTGTTGACGTTGATGGGCTTTTTCCACAGGGTGCAATCCTGAGCTCCAGGAGGATGTGGACTTCCCAGGAAATGACATCCTGCAGATCCTCTCTCCAGATGCGATCCACTGCCAGATCGCCTGCACTCAGCACCACTTATGcctctttttctcatttcttcgATCTGATTGGACCGAGAACAACGAGTATGGTCCTTTAGcttatttttgccatttaaatAGCCACGGGAGCCTCATTAAGGtggcaggaaggggggggggggggggggggcaggggaaatGGCGCGGCTTTGGGGTTTTTCAGATTACCTGGCTGATGCCGAAAAAAATGGCGGCCATTTTTGCCTAGAGAGAACGAGAGTGTGATTGAATGGGGAGTGGGCTGAAAAGCTGCCTggttttgttgatttattttacgTGAGGGGGATagaagttttttcttttatttaattttctaacCCTGTATTATgaaactgctctctctctctctctctctctctctctctcaatgatTGATAAATTGCCAGTGAAAAACGGAATTTGTTCGTCTCCCtttgtccagctcttctgtccacCCAGGGGTGTGTAACGGTGTGTGACGTGGTCTCTGCATTCTGCATCGTGCTTGAAGGGAACAGATTTcattctgtgtgtctctggtctTTCAGCCAGTTCTACTGCTACCTGAAGTACACGGACTCCAAAAAACCACCCAAAATTATTAATAGGGAAGGCATCACTTCTGGCTACGCGCTGAATTCCTGTGAAAATCGCAGCAGAAAAAGTAAGTAAGAGTGTCAGATCACCCAATTCTTTGGCTATTTTACCATTGGGGTGACATGTTGTATTGTTGGGGAATGCCCTTTCAGTCCTTGTACTGGAGAACTGAAATTATGTATATAGCAGTAACCCTAGCCATAATAGCATAATTATTAATACCTAATcattcatgttacacttgttccaatgaccttcggtatgcactcattgtacttattttttggataaaagcatcaaccaaagaaatgtaaaatgtaatgttgttcACTGTACTGCAGTATATAGCAGATATTTTTAGGCATTGGTAGAGAGGTGTCGGCCATTTCTATCTTCAAGGAATGGGAAAGGGCAATAGAGATGACATGGGAGTGAAGATTCATAATTCCCAGAATAGGTTCCCAtaattcccagaattccatgCTCTCAGTCATACCCCAGTGTTTTGTCCTAGCATAAAAATAGGATCTGTTTGAGAACAGAGTCTGCATGGATCTGTATGAATTCAAGGCATCAGTGTGATGACTAAtggctttgtgtgttttgcagcTTGTCTGTCAGCTGTCTATAAAGATATTGACGTTGGAGGATCCAATTTCGCGAAGCTCTATGTAGCGGACTATGAGGACTGTCAGAAGGCTTGCACTAAAGACCCAGGCTGCCAGATCTTCTCCTTTACTAACGAACACTTCTCACAACCTCAATACAGGTcagagctggtcttgtaacctataggtcacaggtttgattcctaggtaggacactgccattgtacccttgagcaaatacttaacctgcattgcttcagtatatatccagctgtataaatgtaaattctatgtaaaaagttgtgtaagtcactctggataggaTCGtcttttaaatgcctgtaatgtaatgtaatgtattcccACAGCCCTGAACAGCTACAGACTCTAACATTTTCAGAGCAGAGGTGTTTTTAATGCTGTGAATGTCTTCATATTTGCTGTGGCTCTCTCTTTAGAAATGGCTGCTGGCTGAAACACTTCAGGGTTTTTCCCAGTCCCCCAAAAGTCCAGCTCTCGAACGGAGTGACAAGTGGCTTCTCACACACAATTTGTACTGGCAGCAGCACGGACAGAAACAGTTTGTACACACAACATTaccccccctctccactccccccatgcacacacacacacacacacacatacacatacacatgcacacacacatacacacattcacacgcacacacgcacacacacacacatgcacggacacacacacacgcttgcacacacacatgatacatggtaaatggactgcatttatatagcgcttttatccaaagcgctttacaattgatgcctctcattcacccattcacacagacactcacacaccaatggtgaaaggctgccatgcaaggtaccaattaGCTCATTGGCTCAttagcaattaggggttaggtgtcttgctcagggacacttttgacacacccagggtgaaggatcgaaccggcaaccctccgactgccagacaatcactcttacctcctgagctatgtgggCCTAGccacatatgcacacgtacatacaaacacacacacatccacacacaaatacacagacatactTGCTCTATATTCATTGGAGTATCTGGAATCTGGTCtgttccaaaacacaaaaaaaagcttctATAGTCAGATTCATGTCAAACATCATACTCAATACgcaatacaaacaaaattatattattttgctgAAATAATAGTGTtgtttatatgtacagtatatcacaaaattaccaaaacACACTGATGTCAAAATGCTCTTTTAGACCACGAGGGTGTTGTTTCTTTAATGGTATAAAgtttcagttttccagttttcccTTCTTAGAAGCAGCATGTTTAACTGAGAGTgagatttcttttctttaatgatttacttttttcttgGCACCTGTGCTGATATG
This region of Anguilla rostrata isolate EN2019 chromosome 8, ASM1855537v3, whole genome shotgun sequence genomic DNA includes:
- the LOC135260533 gene encoding plasma kallikrein-like, translated to MKMSLVLLCLVLLWGASLSEGCNPELQEDVDFPGNDILQILSPDAIHCQIACTQHHLCLFFSFLRSDWTENNDQFYCYLKYTDSKKPPKIINREGITSGYALNSCENRSRKTCLSAVYKDIDVGGSNFAKLYVADYEDCQKACTKDPGCQIFSFTNEHFSQPQYRNGCWLKHFRVFPSPPKVQLSNGVTSGFSHTICTGSSTDRNKCRYKLQTNTNFPGYDFEEIPSPSPEYCQFLCTIHPHCTFYSYARDTMVCFLKNTKEERSHTSDEGVTSGYPTRFCESSDECVRTSYENIHFPGSNRRSIQVNNAQSCQEACTSDPDCQFYSYISGGECFLKHVITVPVPSKVVNRKGVVSGFHLRDC